The stretch of DNA TTGGAAGCATATTTTTTAACACCTTCTGCAACAGATTTAGTTACTTCTGCATTGATACTTAGCAGATCATCGCGACTCATCCCTGGTTTTCTCGCCACCCCAGCCGTGATTATAACCAAGTCAGCCCCCGCTATGTCTTCATAGCTATCCGTACCTATCAATGACAAATCTTTTTTCATTATGGGCAGGCTTTCCTCTATGTCCAAAGCTTTACCCGCCGCGAATTCTCTTGTTCTATCCAGAATCACAACATCCCCAAGCTCTTTAGAAGCTATGATATATGCCAATGTTCCGCCTATGTTGCCACCACCTATTAACGCTATTTTTTTTCTCATACGAGTTTTTGATGTTTTATTTGATATCAGATATTAGACTTATCCTAGTAAAATAACAGTTTATTGTCTATCAAAAAAATATATATACTGCTTCAACTTGAAAAATTGGAAACGTTGTGGAATGAATGCTCAGGCTGCGAGAGGATCCGTTTCACAGCGCGAGTCACGCATTCATAAAGCCTTACGGCTTGGCTTTTTATGCCTAATTACTCCAATTCTTAATTCAACTTGAGGTATACAACGGTTTTAAATAAGAAAATTCAACATAGAGCATGTTTAACACCGAATCCAAACAGCTTCTGTTCTTTATTATGAGCAGTACCGTATCGTCGCCGGCGATTGTTCCAAGTATCCAATTATCATGGGTGGTTTTTTGCGAATAGTTAACATATTTCTGATCAAAGAAATATGCCAGACTGCTTGCTTGTCCTGGATGTGTTTGCAGCACTATTAATCCAAATTCAGAAACTTGCAAGTTTAATATTAATGGGAGGTGAGGTTGGTTGAATCTCATAACTTTATACACACCATCAATTTTGGCAATTTCAAGCTTTTTAAGCCGTCTTGACAAAGTGGCCTGTGGGATGTTATACCCCCTGCCTGCAAGCATTTGCTGCAAATTGCTCTGTTCAACAATCTTATGATTTTGGACAATGTTAAAAATATGCCCGTCTAACACATTGGCTTTCATTTTTCGCATATATATTCAATATATATGCAACCATATCCATTATAGCTTGACAATGCAATATTAAATTAATACAATTGGTTAGGTTAAGAAATAAAGTAGGAACCCATATGAACAAGGTTATTTATAGCGCTTTAATTGCAACGTGCATGTTGTTTTTAGGGTGTAAAGAAGATAAAGTACAGAATGTAATTAAATTTGGAACATCTGCAGATTATCCACCATTTGAATATTACGACAGTGGAAAGATTGAAGGTTTCGATATTGAGCTTGCTAGACTAGTGGCAAAAGAACTAGGTAAAGAAGCAATATTTGAAGACATGCAGTTTACCAGCATATTGGCGGCGCTTCAGAGTGGTTCAATAGATGCGGCTATTTCTACCATCACAATCACACAAGAGCGCAAGCAAAGCTTTGATTTTTCAGAAAGTTATCACAAAGAAAATTTAGCTGTGGTTTATTTAAAAGAGCAGCCTATCATTGAAAAATCGCAATTATCTGAAAAAAAAATCGCTTGTCAGTTAGGAACAATAATGGAGATTTGGCTGAAGAAAAATGTTCCTGCTGCTACAGTTATTGCGGTAGATAACAATAACCAAGCAATAGAGTCGTTAAAAGCTGGGCATGCTGAAGGCGTATTTATTGATGGCGTGCAAGCAAAAGCTTTTAGCGCAAACAATCCTGGACTGGCATATCAGATAATTGCTCAAGCTGATGAAGGATATGGGATTGCAGTGAAAAAAGAATCTCCACTTTTAAATGATATAAATACGGCATTGAAGTCCTTAGCAGATAAAGGCGAACTGCAAAAACTGAAACAAAAATGGTTTAAGGATAATTAATGGAAGCCTTCATTTTACATATACTTCTGCAACTTCAAGAGTTGTTGGTTCATTTGCAAGCACAATTTGCTAAATATTTCGGGTATGTTGCATTTATCGGAACGGGAATTGCCTTCACCCTAAAATTGCTGATGGGCGGTCTTTGTTTAGGCATTGTTATCGGACTGGTTCTTTCTATCCTAAGATATAACAAAGTGGGTTGTACGTTCATCAATAGGCTAATATCAATCTTGAGAGGAACCCCCCTTATACTCCAATTAAGTTTTGTATATTTCATAGCTCCTGGTCTTATAGGTATGAAGCTTAGCATTATCACAGCTGGTATTCTTACGTTTGGCTTAAACAGCTCTGCATATGTTGCAGAAATTTTAAGGTCTGGTATTGAGAGTTTGCCCAAAGGCCAATGCGAAGCGGCAAGAACTTTGGAGATACCTGGTTTTTATATGTGGAAAGATATCATTCTACCCCAGGTTATTAAAAATATTCTGCCAGCAATGGTAAGTGAAGTGATTACACTTCTTAAAGAAACAGCGCTTATAACCACAATTGGTGGGGTTGATATAATGCGTACAGCACAGATTTTAGCTGCAGAAAAGTTCACTTATTTTATGCCACTTTGTATTGCGGGGGTTTATTATTACAGCCTTGTGTTGCTGGTTGAGTATCTTGGTAAAAAAATAGAAAAAAGCGGTTGGTATGCTCAAAATATCTAATGTTAATAAATTTTTTGGCGATGTGCAAATACTTGACAATATCAGTCTTTCAATAGAAAAATCCACTATTATTGGCCTTGCAGGACCATCTGGTAGTGGGAAGTCAACTTTGCTTCGGTGTATACAAAAACTGGAATTGCCAGATTCAGGTACCATAGAGTGCAGTGGTAGAGTTGGGTTTATGTTTCAGGACTTTCAGCTCTTCCCCCATATGACTGTTTTACAAAATTTGGTATATGCGCCAAAACTTAAGGATAAAACACATGATCATTATGAAAGAGCCAAAATAATGCTTAGAGATTTGGGTATTGCAGGCAAGGCTAATGAATATCCCTCCAGTTTATCCGGTGGTCAAAAACAGCGTGTGGCATTAGCAAGAAGTCTGATGATGCAACCGGAAGTTTTGTTATGCGATGAACCAACGTCAGGTTTGGATGCTGCAGCCACACTTGATGTCGCATCGCTATTAAAGTCGGTCAGAGAGAAGATGAATGTTACAATGGTGATTGCATCGCACGATTTAGATTTTTTAGACAAGATATCAGACCAGATTTTTCTTTTAAAAGATGGAAAATTAGTTGATAAAAATGGTAAGTTGGCATTAACGTCTTGAAAGACGTTAAGTGTGATGATATACGAATAATTATATTCTGATTTATGTGGGTGTGTGCAATGAAACTTGATGAGACATATGTAAAAGAAATTTTTACTTTATTGGAAAATAGCAAGAACCAGGAATTTTTTAAGTACGTAGATGACAATGTCATCTGGCAAGTGATGGGGACCCATCCGCTGGCTGGAACATATCATAACAAAGCATCTTTTATTACAAGTACGTTTGGACGTTTGGCAACTGTATTACAAGAAGGTGGTGTGATATTAAAAGTTGAAAACCTCCTAATAATTGGTCCTTTCGCCATTGTGGAGATGAGGTCTTTATCTCATACAAAATCCGGCAAACCTTTTGATAACACTTATTGTTGGATAGCGAAATTTGACGGAGGGAAGATTGCCAAAGTCAAGGCTTATGTGGACTCTGCTCTGGTGGCTGATGTGATCAATTCCAATTCTAATTTATAAATATATATATACCTCTAGTAAATCAAGGATTGGCGAATTTATAGACGATAGATAACTTCAAAAAGAGCTAGGGATATGAGAAATGAGCGTGAGGAACATATAAAAGTACGTGACAAAATGCGAATTCCGAAATATTTTGAGGCCAATTTTTGAAGTTATAGGAGTATACCCGCCCTCCCCCTTTTATTACTAAAGAACGTCTGGATTATTTCTGTTGTTTTTTCTTGTTCTATTCCGCCATAAATTTCTGGCTTATGATTAGAGATGGGAGCATTGAATAATCTCACACCGTTTTCGATTGCTCCAAATTTCTCATCGTATGCCCCAAAATACAGGCGCTTAATCTTGCTAAATGCTATGGCCTGAGCGCACATGGCACAGGGTTCGAGAGTAACATATATATCACATTCATCTAAGTAATAAGAACTCAGCTTTTGCGATGCTGCTCTTATACATAAAACTTCAGCATGTGCCGTGGGGTCCATGTTCTTTCTTACTAAGTTGTGGGATTGAGATATAATCGCACCATTATATGTTATAACTGCCCCTACTGGGACTTCATCATTTTGCCCAGCTTTCATTGCCTCCTCTAAAGCAGCAACCATAAAAGCGTTGCCTTTATACATTCTTGTAGCCCTTTTCTATCTCTTCAATCATATCCTGATTACCTGCCATAATCCCACTGTCCACATTGAACTCAAAGTCTTTTCCATTTAAATCTCGCACAACACCGCCAGCTTCCCTTATAATCAACAAACCTGCAGCATAGTCCCATACATTAAGCTTACCTTGTATTAATAAGTTAATTCTCCCATCAGCTAAATATGCCATTTCTAATGCAGATGCACCAAAAATTCTCGTTCTACAATGCTTCTTTTGAACATAATCAATATACTCATTAAGCCTGCCTGTTGGGTGTGGATTGTCATGAACAGCGCAAACCACACGTTCAAAATCTTTGTGGTGTGGAATCCTCATTTTTCTATGCGTTCCTAAGTGATCAATAAGATGCGCCCCCATATTGCGCCCTGCATAGAAGATTTCGTTATTACTCGGGTTACATATCACGCCCAACAGCACTGATGTTTTGTTATTCTCAATTTTCACTAACGCAACTGATATGCAAAAAAATGGGATACCATGCATAAAATTGAATGTACCATCTATTGGATCTATAACCCATCTATATTCAAATCCAAGATTTTTAGTACCATTTAAGCTTGGTAACTCACCACTTTCTTCTGTTAAAAAGCCATAGTCTGCTCTTGCTTTTTGCAGATGAGTGACTAAAGTTTTCTCTGTTTTTAAATCTGTGTTGGTTACAAAATCTGTGACCCCTTTTTTAGATATTTGCAATTTTTCTACTTCATAGAAGTCTCTAGATATCCTAGGTAAAGCTTTTCTGATTGCATCTAATACAACATTTAAATCAGCGTTGAAATTTTTCATATATATTATTTATGTACTTTCACGCTCATTATGCTGAAAAAAACTTATATTTCAATCTATACTATAGGCAACTTGATCACCTAATTGCATTTATAAAATTGAAAAGGCCCCGATCCGAAATATGACTGCGCCAATTTTGAAGTTATCGGAGTATACCTCTCGTAAATCAAGAGTTGATGAAATTTATAGACGACAGAGAACTTGGAAAAGAGCGAGGAATACGAGTGATGAGCATGAGGAGCGTACAAAAGTACGTGACGAAATGCGAAGTCCGAAGTATTTTGACGCCAATTTTTCAAATTATCGGAGTATACCTCTAGATAGTGTCGTCATGAGATTTGTGATATAATATGAAAGAAAAGATAAATCAGGAGTAAAAATGGATTTAGGGCTACATAGGCATGATATAACAGATAATATGTGGGATTTGATAAAGGATCATTTGCCAGGAAGGGAAGGTACGTGGGGAGGTTTGGCACATAATAACAGAAGATTCATTAACGCAGTATTTTGGATATTAAGAACAGGTTCTCCCTGGAGAGATTTGCCTTCAGAATATGGAGGATGGAAAAATACACATAAAAGATTTTGCAGATGGAGAGACAAAAGGATATGGGAGGCTTTATTGGAGATATTTGTGAAAGAACCTGATATGGAATGGTTAATGATAGACGCAAGTCATAGTAAAGTGCATCCACATGCTTCAGGTGCAAAAGGCGGCAATCAAGATATGAGTCGTACAAAAGGGGGCTCAATACAAAGATTCACCTTGCCTTGGATTCACATGGTATGCCACTCAAAGTTATTATCACAAAAGGCTCAGAAGCTGATTGCAAGCAGGCTGTTAATCTTATTGAAGAGATGAAAGCTGAGTACTTACTAGCCGACAGAGGGTACGATGTTAATTACATAATTGACCATGCCCAAGAATTGGGCATGAGAGTTGTTATTCCTCCTAAAAAGAACAGAATCACCCAGAGAAAATACGATAAAGATTTATACAAAATAAGGCATATTGTAGAAAACACCTTTCTTCATCTTAAAAGATGGAGGGGAATTGCAACCAGATATGCTAAAAATTCAGCTTCTTTTCTTGCCGCAATTCAGATTAGATGCTTATCTCTTTGGCTTAAAATCTCATGACGACATTATCTAGTAAATCAAGAGTTGATGAAATTTATAGACGACAGAGAACTTGGAAAAGAGCGAGGAATGCGAGTGATGAGCATGAGGAGCGTACAAAAGTACGTGACGAAATGCAAAGTCCGAAGTATTTTGACGCCAATTTTTCAAGTTATCGGAGTATATAACTCACATTGTATGTTGAAAAATGTACTACAAAATTATACACTTGCAGTATAGCGAGTGATAAGCGTAATTTATGGAAATGTTTTTTAAGAAGAATCGGGATTGGATATGTCTTAATATGCCAGGTGTTTTTATGTTTATAGCGGCAAATTTTGTTCCAAGTATGCGTTCTTTTATGCAGAGTGTTAGCCAAAGATAGATATAAAATTGCCCTGCTCACTTAGGAAATTATTGTTATCCTCAAAATGTACCCAGAGCTTAATCGTAAGATCGACAACTTCTTCAGATTTTGAAACTACCTTTGTTTTTCTGGTCATTCTTGCAATTCTGGGTTCTGTGCCTTGTGTTTGAGTTATTGGACTCAATTGAGAGTGTATGTTGTTTGCCAACAACATGTTGATGGCGAGGTATAACCTCTGAATAAACAGACCAATCGTCTGTGTAATAAGTGCAATTATCTCTACTTATGATTTTCCACAATTTTCTAAAGGTTGTAACGTTACGCTTACCAACCACCCAGGCAACAACTCTCTTGAGCTCCCTACTATAGGCTTTCCATATCCATAATTTGTTTTTTTTGAATCTACAAAATGCCACATCTCATCTATTTCAACTTCTCTCAATTCTTCCGGCACTGTTGGTCTTGGTATCTTTTTAGCATACAGTATTATCCACTTATATACGCTAGTATGAGCTACTTTAAATAATTTCCCTAGCCATCTAAAGCTACTTTTCCCCATGCTGTACAATAACACTGCCAGAGCCTTCATCTCTGGCGAACAGCCTCTTAATTTAGTGCTTGTAAAATTACATCCACACTCTTTGCATTTATACCTTTGCATACCCCTAATATTACCATTCTTAACGTATTTACTGCTACTGCATTTTTTACACTCTGTATTCATATCTCTATTTTCTTTGTTGCTCGCTATATTCATTTTAGCATCTTATCTATCTTATGGCAACACTCCCCTTTTATGTTCTCGTCGCTTGGGTATAGTGCTCTTTTCTTTTTAGTGAGCGTGCTGCTTTTAAACCCTTTGGTTACCGTTGCTTCAAAATTTTCACTCCCAAGAAAAATTAACCGCCATCGCCGTATCATAGGAGTGGCAAGCTTTGTTTATGCTTTTTTTCATGCGTTTTTGTATATAGAAAAAAAAGGGGGCTCTTTTTTCTCTAAATGGCTTTTTCATCCCGTGATTTTACCTGGGGTTATTGTGGTTATTATATTATTTTTCCTCGCCCTTACGAGTAACCAATTTTCCATCAAAAGAATGGGAGTTATAGCGTGGAAGAAGCTGCATCGCTTAGTATACATTGCACAATTTTTAATATTTTGCCACTTATTTTTACAAGGAGGAACATCACGCTGGATCGCTCTATTAGTCTTCCCCGTTTTATACGCATTGCAACATCTACGAAATAAAAAGCGGCGTGCTAAGTAAGCACGCTTAGATTCATTACCCTTTTTATTAGCAGATTCACACCTTAGTTTTTATCACTGGCAGGCCAGACACTCATCATACTTATCATCTTCTTCTTTGGGAGTAAGCTTAATCTCAAGTTGTTGCTGCACATCGTTTACCGCTAATGAGACTTTGTCTGCACGTTGTAATGATTTCGATCTTAAATAATATAAGCTTTTTAGACCTTTTTTCCATGCTAAGTAGTGCAACTTGTTTAGTTCCTTCTTATTGATATCAGCCGGAAGGAATAAATTCACAGACTGAGCTTGGCAAATATATGGTGTTCTGTCAGCAGCGAACTCAATCAACCAGTATTGATCAA from Candidatus Bandiella woodruffii encodes:
- a CDS encoding ArgR family transcriptional regulator — encoded protein: MKANVLDGHIFNIVQNHKIVEQSNLQQMLAGRGYNIPQATLSRRLKKLEIAKIDGVYKVMRFNQPHLPLILNLQVSEFGLIVLQTHPGQASSLAYFFDQKYVNYSQKTTHDNWILGTIAGDDTVLLIIKNRSCLDSVLNMLYVEFSYLKPLYTSS
- a CDS encoding ABC transporter substrate-binding protein, whose translation is MNKVIYSALIATCMLFLGCKEDKVQNVIKFGTSADYPPFEYYDSGKIEGFDIELARLVAKELGKEAIFEDMQFTSILAALQSGSIDAAISTITITQERKQSFDFSESYHKENLAVVYLKEQPIIEKSQLSEKKIACQLGTIMEIWLKKNVPAATVIAVDNNNQAIESLKAGHAEGVFIDGVQAKAFSANNPGLAYQIIAQADEGYGIAVKKESPLLNDINTALKSLADKGELQKLKQKWFKDN
- a CDS encoding amino acid ABC transporter permease, whose translation is MEAFILHILLQLQELLVHLQAQFAKYFGYVAFIGTGIAFTLKLLMGGLCLGIVIGLVLSILRYNKVGCTFINRLISILRGTPLILQLSFVYFIAPGLIGMKLSIITAGILTFGLNSSAYVAEILRSGIESLPKGQCEAARTLEIPGFYMWKDIILPQVIKNILPAMVSEVITLLKETALITTIGGVDIMRTAQILAAEKFTYFMPLCIAGVYYYSLVLLVEYLGKKIEKSGWYAQNI
- a CDS encoding amino acid ABC transporter ATP-binding protein; this translates as MLKISNVNKFFGDVQILDNISLSIEKSTIIGLAGPSGSGKSTLLRCIQKLELPDSGTIECSGRVGFMFQDFQLFPHMTVLQNLVYAPKLKDKTHDHYERAKIMLRDLGIAGKANEYPSSLSGGQKQRVALARSLMMQPEVLLCDEPTSGLDAAATLDVASLLKSVREKMNVTMVIASHDLDFLDKISDQIFLLKDGKLVDKNGKLALTS
- a CDS encoding nucleoside deaminase, coding for MYKGNAFMVAALEEAMKAGQNDEVPVGAVITYNGAIISQSHNLVRKNMDPTAHAEVLCIRAASQKLSSYYLDECDIYVTLEPCAMCAQAIAFSKIKRLYFGAYDEKFGAIENGVRLFNAPISNHKPEIYGGIEQEKTTEIIQTFFSNKRGRAGILL
- a CDS encoding inositol monophosphatase; the encoded protein is MKNFNADLNVVLDAIRKALPRISRDFYEVEKLQISKKGVTDFVTNTDLKTEKTLVTHLQKARADYGFLTEESGELPSLNGTKNLGFEYRWVIDPIDGTFNFMHGIPFFCISVALVKIENNKTSVLLGVICNPSNNEIFYAGRNMGAHLIDHLGTHRKMRIPHHKDFERVVCAVHDNPHPTGRLNEYIDYVQKKHCRTRIFGASALEMAYLADGRINLLIQGKLNVWDYAAGLLIIREAGGVVRDLNGKDFEFNVDSGIMAGNQDMIEEIEKGYKNV
- a CDS encoding IS5 family transposase (programmed frameshift) translates to MDLGLHRHDITDNMWDLIKDHLPGREGTWGGLAHNNRRFINAVFWILRTGSPWRDLPSEYGGWKNTHKRFCRWRDKRIWEALLEIFVKEPDMEWLMIDASHSKVHPHASGAKGGNQDMSRTKGGFNTKIHLALDSHGMPLKVIITKGSEADCKQAVNLIEEMKAEYLLADRGYDVNYIIDHAQELGMRVVIPPKKNRITQRKYDKDLYKIRHIVENTFLHLKRWRGIATRYAKNSASFLAAIQIRCLSLWLKIS
- a CDS encoding IS1 family transposase, giving the protein MWKAYSRELKRVVAWVVGKRNVTTFRKLWKIISRDNCTYYTDDWSVYSEVIPRHQHVVGKQHTLSIESNNSNTRHRTQNCKNDQKNKGSFKI
- a CDS encoding ferric reductase-like transmembrane domain-containing protein, producing the protein MFSSLGYSALFFLVSVLLLNPLVTVASKFSLPRKINRHRRIIGVASFVYAFFHAFLYIEKKGGSFFSKWLFHPVILPGVIVVIILFFLALTSNQFSIKRMGVIAWKKLHRLVYIAQFLIFCHLFLQGGTSRWIALLVFPVLYALQHLRNKKRRAK